One genomic segment of Kogia breviceps isolate mKogBre1 chromosome 11, mKogBre1 haplotype 1, whole genome shotgun sequence includes these proteins:
- the POLE4 gene encoding DNA polymerase epsilon subunit 4 isoform X2, with amino-acid sequence MAAVAAGNGAFREEEGTGGDAAAPQPHAPTSAPGARLSRLPLARVKALVKADPDVTLAGQEAIFILARAAELFVETIAKDAYCCAQQGKRKTLQRRDLDNAIEAVDEFAFLEGTLD; translated from the exons ATGGCGGCTGTGGCGGCTGGAAACGGGGCTTTTCGGGAGGAGGAGGGCACCGGTGGGGACGCAGCGGCTCCTCAGCCCCATGCCCCGACGAGTGCGCCCGGGGCTCGTCTCTCGAGGCTGCCTCTGGCGCGAGTGAAGGCCTTGGTGAAGGCGGACCCCGACGTGACGCTAGCAGGACAGGAAGCCATCTTCATTCTGGCACGAGCCGCG GAACTGTTTGTGGAAACCATTGCAAAAGATGCCTACTGTTGTGCTCAACAGGGGAAGAGGAAAACCCTTCAGAGGAGAGATTTGG ATAATGCAATAGAAGCTGTGGATGAATTTGCTTTCTTGGAAG